Proteins encoded within one genomic window of Anastrepha ludens isolate Willacy chromosome 4, idAnaLude1.1, whole genome shotgun sequence:
- the LOC128862456 gene encoding uncharacterized protein LOC128862456: MFKYAVVLFALIACAAAKPGLLAAAPLAYAAPAAVVTAPAPVVTATSSQVIARNHNGIAAAPVVASYAHYAAAPLAAPAIAHYAAAPLASSLLW, translated from the exons ATGTTCAAATAC GCCGTTGTTCTTTTCGCTCTCATCGCTTGTGCTGCTGCCAAGCCCGGTTTGCTGGCTGCCGCTCCATTGGCCTATGCTGCTCCCGCCGCTGTTGTTACCGCTCCTGCTCCAGTTGTTACCGCCACCAGCAGTCAAGTGATCGCCCGCAACCATAATGGCATCGCCGCCGCTCCAGTTGTTGCCAGCTATGCTCATTACGCTGCTGCTCCTTTGGCTGCTCCAGCAATTGCTCATTATGCTGCTGCCCCTCTTGCGTCGTCGTTGCTTTGGTAA
- the LOC128862453 gene encoding cuticle protein 38-like, translating to MFKYAVVLFALFAYAAAKPGFLAAAPLAYAAPAAVVAAPAPVVTATSSQVIARNYNGIAAAPVVAAAPVVARYAAAAPLAAPLVAPLAAAHYAAAPLAAPVVARYAAAPLAATVW from the exons atgttcaaatac GCCGTTGTTCTCTTCGCTCTTTTCGCGTACGCTGCAGCGAAGCCCGGTTTCCTGGCTGCCGCTCCATTGGCCTACGCTGCTCCCGCCGCTGTTGTCGCTGCACCAGCTCCAGTAGTTACCGCCACCAGCAGTCAAGTGATCGCGAGAAATTACAATGGTATCGCCGCTGCTCCAGTTGTTGCTGCCGCCCCAGTTGTTGCCCGTTATGCTGCCGCTGCTCCTTTAGCTGCTCCCTTAGTTGCACCATTGGCTGCTGCTCACTATGCTGCTGCTCCTTTAGCCGCTCCAGTTGTTGCTCGTTACGCCGCCGCCCCCTTAGCGGCTACCGTGTGGTGA